The following is a genomic window from Puniceicoccaceae bacterium.
AAGCGAGGAACCCACCTGTGGAACGTACATCGCGTCTTTCACGATGTCATCAAGCAGGAGAAAAATCCCAAATCACTCATGTCCACGCTCAATCGCCTCTATCCCCATCTCTCAGCACTGCCCCTGCCAGAGGCACTCAAAAAGGACCATGACAACATGCTGATGACGCTCAACCGTATCACCAACGACCTTTCTTTCATCGATGTGCATGAAATGATCGGCGACGATCCGGAGGATCATCTGCATCAAATCATGGACTTTTTCTCCCGACATCAGCGCGAATCAGAAAAACTCTCCCAACTCATCCAGACCTACCTTGAGCTGTTTGAAACCTATATTCGCGAGCTGACGGAGGATGAGGTCTTCGAGTTTGAACTCTAGTCGATGCAACAATTACCGCCTTCCCATCGCATACTTTGGGCCAGGTTTGCATAACTTGGAACCACCCCAGACACACCACCCCTGCTCGTACAACATCCGTACTGCCCCACGACTCGGCACAGGAATTGCTCAAACACGACGGCTCTCACCATCCATTCCCATGCCG
Proteins encoded in this region:
- a CDS encoding alpha-E domain-containing protein; the encoded protein is KRGTHLWNVHRVFHDVIKQEKNPKSLMSTLNRLYPHLSALPLPEALKKDHDNMLMTLNRITNDLSFIDVHEMIGDDPEDHLHQIMDFFSRHQRESEKLSQLIQTYLELFETYIRELTEDEVFEFEL